TTAGTTAAAGTAAGAAGAACTGTTGAGGGTGTTGGAACTCAATTAGTAGAAGCGACTGTTGGTAGATTTATATTCAATGAAAATATACCTCAAGACTTAGGATTCGTTGATAGAAACGAAGATAAATTTGCTTTAGAAGTAGATTTCTTAGCAGATAAAAAGTCTTTAGGAAAAATAATAGATAAGTGTTTCAGAAAACATGGAAACACAGTAACTGCTGAGATGTTAGACCATATAAAATCTTTAGGATTTAAATATTCTACAAGAGGTGGTATAACTGTTGCAGTTGCAGATATGAAAATACCAGAAGCTAAGAAAGGTTATATAACTGAAGCTGAAGGTAAGGTTGATAAATATGAAAAAGCATATAGAAGAGGTCTTATATCTAACGAGGAAAGATATGAGAGAGTAATAGAAACTTGGACAGAGACTACTGAAAAAGTTACAGATGCTCTTATGGCTAACCTAGATAGATTAAACAACATCTTCATAATGGCTCACTCTGGAGCCAGAGGTTCTAAGAACCAGATAAGACAGTTAGCTGGTATGCGTGGTCTGATGGCCAATGCATCTGGTAAGACAGTTGAAATACCAGTTAAATCTAACTTCCGTGAAGGTTTATCAGTACTTGAATACTTCACATCTTCACATGGAGCTAGAAAGGGTCTTGCCGATACAGCTCTACGTACAGCTGACTCAGGATACTTAACAAGAAGACTTGTTGATGTCAGTCAAGATGTTATTGTTAGGGATGTTGACTGTGGAACAACAGAAGATACAGAAATCTTTGCAATAAAAGATGGAAATGAAGTAATAGAAGAACTATATGATAGAATAGTTGGAAGATATACTATAGATCCTGTAATTCACCCAGAAACAGGTGAAGTAATCGTTGAAGCTGATGCTATGATACAAGAAGATCAAGCTGAAAAGATTATCGAGGCTGGAATAAAAATAGTTAAGATAAGAACAGTTCTTAATTGTAGAACTAACCATGGAGTATGTTCTAAGTGTTATGGTAGAAACTTAGCTACTGGTAAAGAAGTTAATATAGGAGAAGCTGTTGGTATAATAGCTGCTCAATCAATCGGTGAACCTGGTACTCAGCTTACAATGCGTACATTCCATACAGGTGGGGTTGCCGGAGGAGATATAACACAAGGTCTTCCAAGGGTAGAGGAATTATTTGAAGCTAGAAAGCCAAAAGGTCTTGCTACGATAACTGAAGTATCAGGTAGAGTAGAGATAGATGAAACTGGTAAAAGAAAAGAAGCTACAGTAGTTCCAGAACAAGGTGAAGCGCAAGTATATGCTATACCATATGGTTCAAGATTAAGAGTTAAGAATGGTCAATTTGTAGAAGCTGGAGAAGCTTTAACTCAAGGATCAATAAATCCTCATGATATAGTAAGAGTTAAAGGTATTGAAGGTGTTCAAGACTATGTTGTTAAAGAGGTTCAAAGAGTTTATAGAATGCAAGGGGTTGACATCAACGATAAACATATAGAAGTAATTGTTAGACAAATGCTATCTAAAGTTAAAGTTGAAGATCCAGGTGATACTGATTTATTACCAGGAGGATATGAAGATGTTCTTACATTCAATAAAACAAATGAAGAAGCTGAAGCTCAAGGTCTAAGACCTGCATCAGCTAAGAGAGTTTTACTTGGTATAACTAAAGCTTCTCTTGCAACAGAATCTTTCTTATCAGCTGCATCATTCCAAGAAACTACTAGAGTATTAACAGAAGCTGCTATAAAAGGAAAAGAAGATCACTTAATAGGTCTTAAAGAAAATGTTATAATAGGTAAGTTAATACCAGCAGGAACAGGAATGAAGAGATACAAAAATATAGCAGTTGAAAAAATAGAAGAATAATTTTACTTTGTTATATAAACTAAACATCCTTGACATAAGGTGTCGCTGATGCTAAAATGTAAAGGTATGTGAAGTAAAGATATTAAATATTACTAAGGGCTAAGCTCTTAGTAATATTTTAAATATATTT
The nucleotide sequence above comes from Paraclostridium bifermentans. Encoded proteins:
- the rpoC gene encoding DNA-directed RNA polymerase subunit beta' codes for the protein MFELNNFESIKIALASPEKIRQWSRGEVKKPETINYRTLKPEKDGLFCERIFGPQKDWECHCGKYRRVRYKGVVCDRCGVEVTKAKVRRERMGHIELAAPMSHIWYFKGIPSRMGLLLDMSPRSLEKILYFASYVVTNPGETGLNEKQLLTEKEYRTAVEKYGYNTFEVGMGAEAVKKLLQNIDLEQQSKELRAELKDSTGQKRVRTIRRLEVVEAFKKSGNKPEWMILDAIPVIPPDLRPMVQLDGGRFATSDLNDLYRRVINRNNRLKRLLELGAPDIIVRNEKRMLQEAVDALIDNGRRGRPVTGPGNRPLKSLSDMLKGKQGRFRQNLLGKRVDYSGRSVIVVGPELKFYQCGLPKKMALELFKPFVMDRLVKEGYAHNIKSAKSIVEKVKPEVWDVLEDVIEGHPVMLNRAPTLHRLGIQAFEPVLVEGKAIKLHPLVCTAYNADFDGDQMAVHVPLSVEAQAEARFLMLSVNNILAPKDGSPITTPSQDMVLGCYYLTIEAQEGARGTGMIFKDYNEMMLAYDNKAVTLHSLVKVRRTVEGVGTQLVEATVGRFIFNENIPQDLGFVDRNEDKFALEVDFLADKKSLGKIIDKCFRKHGNTVTAEMLDHIKSLGFKYSTRGGITVAVADMKIPEAKKGYITEAEGKVDKYEKAYRRGLISNEERYERVIETWTETTEKVTDALMANLDRLNNIFIMAHSGARGSKNQIRQLAGMRGLMANASGKTVEIPVKSNFREGLSVLEYFTSSHGARKGLADTALRTADSGYLTRRLVDVSQDVIVRDVDCGTTEDTEIFAIKDGNEVIEELYDRIVGRYTIDPVIHPETGEVIVEADAMIQEDQAEKIIEAGIKIVKIRTVLNCRTNHGVCSKCYGRNLATGKEVNIGEAVGIIAAQSIGEPGTQLTMRTFHTGGVAGGDITQGLPRVEELFEARKPKGLATITEVSGRVEIDETGKRKEATVVPEQGEAQVYAIPYGSRLRVKNGQFVEAGEALTQGSINPHDIVRVKGIEGVQDYVVKEVQRVYRMQGVDINDKHIEVIVRQMLSKVKVEDPGDTDLLPGGYEDVLTFNKTNEEAEAQGLRPASAKRVLLGITKASLATESFLSAASFQETTRVLTEAAIKGKEDHLIGLKENVIIGKLIPAGTGMKRYKNIAVEKIEE